TCAGCGCCACGCCCGTCCGGCGCGGAATCTCGTAGGCCAGCATCGGCAGGCCGACCTCTTCGCGCAGCGCGCGGAAATAGGCGATCATGCCGTCCTGCGGCCCGGCGGCATAATAGGGCGTCACGGCCATGACGCCGCTGGCCCCGGCTGCGCGGAAGTCGAGCGCGGCCTCGACCGCGTCCTTGAAGCCGGTGGCGAGCACGCCCGGCAGCACCGGCGCGCCGGCGGCAACCTCCACGCAGGCCCGCACGACGTCGGCACGTTCGGTCCGCGACAGGGCCGGGTACTCCCCCGTCCCGCCGATCGGCACGATGCCGGTGGCACCGCTCTCGAGCTGGAACCGGACGAGCGCCTTCAACGCGTCGAAATCGACCGCGCCATCGTCCGAAAACGGCGTCACGATCGCCGTGAAGAGTCCGGTCAGGTCGTCCTTGGTGAGTGTCATGCGTGTCAGTATCCCGGTATCAGTCGACGAAGCCTAGGAGGCGGGGAAGGGTCAGGGAGACGGCCGGCACGTAGGTGACGACCATCAGGACGGCGAGGTTGGAGAGCAGGAAGGGCACGCTCTGCCGGACGATCGCGCCCAGCGGCACCCCGGAGATCGAGGAACCGAGATAGAGCGCCAGCCCATAGGGCGGCGTCATCAGCCCGATCATGACGTTGACCACCATGATCACGCCGAAATGCACGGGATCGACCCCCATGGCAGCCAGGATCGGGGTGAACAGCGGGGCAAACAGCAGCAGCTGGACCGAATCGCCGATCCACAGGCCGTTCAGCAGGAAGAACAGGTTGAGCACCAGCAGCAGCATCCACGGTTCGAGCTGCAGGTCCTTGATCAGCATGCTCAGCTCGGTCGGCACGCGCTCGTTGGCGAGCACCCAGCTGATGATCGTGGCGAAGCCGACGATCAGATAGACCGACGCCGAGGTGCGCGCGGCGCGGTCGAGGATCCCCCAGAAGGTCTTCAGCGACAGGTTGCGGTAGGCGAGGACGCCGACCAGCGTCGCATAGGCGACGGCGATCGCCGCGGCCTCCGTGGCGGTGAAGACGCCGGAGATGATGCCGCCGATGATGATGACCGGCATGATGATGGCGAAGAAGGCGTTGAAGATGATGCCCATCGCCACCGCCACCGACAGGTCGAGGACCG
The nucleotide sequence above comes from Aquibium microcysteis. Encoded proteins:
- a CDS encoding TRAP transporter large permease; translation: MDHSLLVVIGLLLALMILGSPVIFAIGFAGMAYFFVKPGMTGMLDIYVHKFFTGMDVFIWLSIPLFVIAGEIMTSIGMTDRLLNLSRLLVGRLRGGLAYVNVVGSMLFSGVSGSALADISALGPVEIKMMEKDGYRTDFAAALTVSSAIQGPIIPPSIPLIVFSALTNTSVAALFLAGAVPGILLGLAQMAVLFVMARRKGFPRNPVLDLSVAVAMGIIFNAFFAIIMPVIIIGGIISGVFTATEAAAIAVAYATLVGVLAYRNLSLKTFWGILDRAARTSASVYLIVGFATIISWVLANERVPTELSMLIKDLQLEPWMLLLVLNLFFLLNGLWIGDSVQLLLFAPLFTPILAAMGVDPVHFGVIMVVNVMIGLMTPPYGLALYLGSSISGVPLGAIVRQSVPFLLSNLAVLMVVTYVPAVSLTLPRLLGFVD